The following proteins come from a genomic window of Maylandia zebra isolate NMK-2024a linkage group LG22, Mzebra_GT3a, whole genome shotgun sequence:
- the zgc:91910 gene encoding zinc finger protein 706, translating into MARGQQKIQSQQKNAKKAAEKKKSQGADQKTAAKAALVHTCPVCRTQMPDPKTFKQHFESKHPKSPMPPELADVQA; encoded by the exons ATGGCTCGTGGGCAGCAGAAGATTCAGTCCCAGCAGAAGAACGCCAAGAAGgcagcagagaagaagaaatctCAGGGCGCTGACCAGAAGACTGCAGCCAAGGCCGCCCTGGTCCACACCTGCCCTGTCTGCCGG ACACAGATGCCCGACCCCAAAACCTTCAAGCAGCACTTTGAGAGCAAACATCCCAAGTCCCCCATGCCCCCCGAGCTTGCGGATGTTCAGGCATAA